One Glycine max cultivar Williams 82 chromosome 8, Glycine_max_v4.0, whole genome shotgun sequence genomic window, atagagatggcttagatgttacatcttttgagattttactaatattgttgtcgccgtatgtaacatgtccactttacTTGGggaaatgattataaatttggatacatctcctgtcatatgcttggaacatccactgtcgatgtaccacttcttccttacagataCTTCTTTGTTGTtatcatgagattttgtcatgagacaaaagtttacttggtcttcatcatgatcttggaataacctgttcttgaaaataattttgaaaaacaaagaatctaaagaggccattaatcttgaagttgttagactttctacaagaaacctgctctgataccacttgttggatcgagtgacctcagaataattaagaagggagggttgaattaattattcctaaacctttactaattaaaaaaattactcttctaaggcttttactaaattgttaagagaatgaggagtagaagagaaacttaacagaaagtaaaagcggaaattaaatgcacagcggaaagtaaaagagtaaggaagaatgaaacaaacacacaagagtttttatactggttcggcaaaaacccgtgcctacatccaatccccaagcgacctgcggtccttgagatttctttcaaccttgtaaaaatccttttacaagcaaagatccacaagggatgtaccctcccttgttctctttgaacctagtggatgtacccttcactagaactgatccacaagagatgtaccctctcttgttctcagtcaaacccaagtagatgtaccctctacttgtaccacaaaagatgtacccttcaatgtgttgagacaaagatctcaggctgttaaacctttgatactttgtgaatggggatacaaaagaattctcaggcggttagtcctttgaacacttttgtattagggaatgagaataatcaaaagaattctcagactgtgtcgttttgaattctttgacaagggagaagggagacacaaaagaattcaggcggttagtcctttgttcttttggaaaagggagaagagagacacaaaaagaatttagtcggttagtccttggcgaattctttttggcaaagggagaagagaatgaaaagatgaataacacaagttttcaaggtttggaaaaccagaaaacttcagaaagcttttggtacaaagaagaagaagaagttcaaagagattcaaggcttgtaaaggattgtaatgaaatgattggaaaagtattcaagatccttgaaatgcaaaacaaagccttgtttttatagactcttcatgtctggtcaagaagaccatttagaagagttataacttttagaaaaacttaaaaccaatttgaaaaagtcaaaaaccttttgaagagttatatcttttgattattagaaacagtcactggtaatcgattaccaaattagtgtaatcgattacacaaggcttttaagtgaaaggaattgactcttcacatttgaatttgaatttcaacgttcaaggacattggtaatcgattaccaaaatattgtaatcgattacaactttttgaaaataattggaacgttgtaaattcagtttgaaaactttttcagctcattttgctactggtaattgattacaacaatctggtaatcgattaccagagagtaaaaactctttggtaaaaggttttgtcaaaaattcatgtgctattcaaagttttgaaatattttttttaatacttatcttgattgagtcttctctctattcttgaatcttgagtcttgaatcttgatcttgattcttgtctctagactttcttcttgagttcttgaattattcttgattcttatcttgaattcttgaattgttctttattcacttgagttgttctttgattgatcttttagctttttgtcatcacctttgtcattatcattgttatcatcaaaacacctttgaaccacctttgattcaccatgaagctttgcttctacaggtGCCTCACATGTAAAGGTGCATAGTTGATAAGTTTAATGTATGATCTATGTAAAGTAACATTGGTATTATTGGTTATGAACTTATGATCCACGTTGTCGTGTGGACTTGCTACATGCCAATTTCCaatatgcattttttaaaatatctcagCGAATGATTCGTggagatattttttttgtttcataaaaTTACCGCAATATGGAAAGATTTTTTAAGATGGTGTTTAGCaaataaattacttattttaaggcATTTAACGCTGTATTTAGgtgagaaataatattttttaagttttttcacACTTTTTCACTTTTAACATAATCTGACCCGCTGTGTTACTATTCAGTGGATTAGTCGGAAAAAGTTTCACCTTGATGGAGCCAAATTCCAACCTTCAATCCTAGCCCAGCGAAGTTTCACTTTGATAACGAAAGCATATTTTAACATGTTAAGAGAAAGAGAGGCAGTACAACACTTGGAGCAGGCTTAACAACACTTGAAAGTAACTTCCAAGGAATGAAATTGTTCAACCTTTTTTGCTTTGGATGATATGCAGATGCAAACACAAAAGAATAACGGTGCAAGTATTTGAACTGCTTAAAATAAAGAGactaatcatattaaatttatgattaataCAAAGGAATAGGGTTGCTCAGCTTAGACTGATAATAAGAACAGAATCGAAATAAATGTTATTCATTGCCAATTTCTAATATAAGCACTGATAACGTTCTGGTTGAAGGATGGGGAATTGAGTACATGCATGCCCCATGTTCAAGTCTTGATAACAATTTTTCGTTATATATAGGAAAAAAAGAGAACACTGACATCAAAATTGTGATTTTACTCCAGTTGAAACTCATTAAATTTTTGTGCTAGAGAACATACTGTATCGTCTGTCAAGCTACATATATAGCCAGAGTATCAGTGTAAAAAGTTCTCGCCACTTAAAACGAGTATGAGTTAGATCTACCCACCAGTCTCATTTGATGGTTTGCATGAATCAGTTCATAACGATCCCAAGGTATGCAAATTTGTATCTGGTTTATTATGAATAGAGTGAAGAACATCTGGAGAATCTAATTACATGTTTTTTTCCTTGGATATAGATTATCACATGCTTGGATGCTCTCCTCCACATCACATTCAATTGTGTATTTATCTCAACGAATCTGCATGGATGATGAATATATATTGGAGGTGATCAGAATGCTCAATAAACCCCCCAAAAAGCCAAAACTCTCTGTGACCCTATTGCCCGCCAGAGCCATGTTGAGGGTCTAATTAACCCAAGCCACTATTCAACGCAGGGAAATATGGATCAATCTCAGCATGTGAAACAGTATGACTCAAGCACCATTGAGTGTAGGGGAATCTCCATTAAGCCATTGCAAGCAGCGTTTAAAATTTTTCCTACATTATTACCTCACACTACAAACGGTAGTTTTGAGCCCCTCATACGGATCTTGTTCTTCCACCTCCTCATCAAGCATGGAATCAATATCTGGAACATATCCAGCCCACTTCATCTCATCCACAAGTAAATGAGTTTGCTCATATATCTCTTCAGATCTTGGATGTGCCTTGTCACCAACAAGAAATGTGTGTACCTCATCTCTGACCTCAATCCAGCTACAACCTGGCTCCTTCTTTAACTTACAGTTCTTCATTATACTTCTTATTTTTGCAACCTCACCCCACATCCCTACGTTAGCATATACGTTTGCTAAAAGAACGTAAGCAGAAGAATCTTGAGGGTCCAACTGCAATAACGAATTGAATGCCTTTTCTGCAACTTCTACATTCCCTTGCATCTTGCAATTACTGAGCAAAGTTCTCCAAATTACATCATCAGCTTCAAAATGCATGCTTTCAATAAGCTTCAAAGCTTCATTTACTTGGTCTGACCTCCCTAATAGATCTACCATACACGAATAATGCTCCATATGGGGATCTAAACCATAGTGACTTTGCATTATCTGGAAGTAATGGAGCCCTTTGTCCACATAACCCATATGTGCACAAGCTCTGAGGACTGAAATAAAAATTGTATGATTTGGTTTCACATTTAAAAGCTGCATCTCCTCAAATAATTTAATGGCTTGTTCACCATGACCATGGTATGCATATGCACAAATCATGGCACTCCAAGTCACATAATCCCGCTTTGGTGTCTTCTCAAACATAAGCCTGGAATCCTGCATATTTCCACACTTTGAATACATATCTACAAGTGTGCTGGCAATATACACATCTGAATGCAAAtttagctttaaaatttgagcaTGAATCTGCTTTCCAAGTTCTATGGTAGCCATATTTGCACAAACATCGAGAACTGTAGCATATGTGAAGTTGTCAGGTATTACACCCATTTCCAGCATCTGAGAAAAATACCTCTGAGCATTTTCACTTTGCTTttgtgatgagaatcctgaaattaTCGAATTCCAGGAAACAGTTGTTTTCTCTTCCAGTCTGTCATGGATCTTTTCTGCCTCCATTAGCATCCCACACTTGCCATACATATCAACAAGGGCACTACCAACAAACCAGTCTAGCCCCATCCCAGACTTAACAATTCTTCCATGGATCTCCATACCGTAGTTTAAGGCTTGCTGACCAGCACATGCCTTTACAACACTGCCATAAGTAAAATCATCAGGTTCCATTGTTGATCGCAACATTGAAACAAAGAGTGAAAGAGTTTTCACTATTTCTTCATTTTGCTCATGAGCTGCAATGATTGCATTCCAAGACACAGCATCCCTTCTTTCCATGTCATCAAATATTGTACAAGCTTCCACCAGAGCTCCACATTTGCCATACATGTCTAAAATTGTATTCGCAACACAAatattaaaccctaaaccaCATTTGACTGCCAATCCATGTAACTGGATCCCCTCCAAATGGCCTTTGATCACTGAACAAGCAGTCAAAGCACCAGACAAACTAATTTCGTCAAAGCTAAGATAAGTCCTCTGTAAAGACTGAAAAATCTCTAAAGCTTTAAGACCTTGATCTTGCCGAGCATATCCAACAATAATGGCATTATATGATTGCCGAGGGGGGTTAGGCAATGTGTTAAATACCTTCCAGGCATCAGACATTCTGTCACATTTTGCATACATGTCCAATGTGGCAGTTCCAATTATACTGTC contains:
- the LOC100783034 gene encoding pentatricopeptide repeat-containing protein At3g02330, mitochondrial, whose protein sequence is MNPTKKFTFSHILQKCSNLKALNPGKQAHAQMIVTSFVPTIYVANCLVQFYCKSSNMNYAFKVFDRMPHRDVISWNTMIFGYAEIGNMGFAQSLFDTMPERDVVSWNSLLSCYLHNGVNRKSIEIFVRMRSLKIPHDYATFSVVLKACSGIEDYGLGLQVHCLAIQMGFENDVVTGSALVDMYSKCKKLDGAFRIFREMPERNLVCWSAVIAGYVQNDRFIEGLKLFKDMLKVGMGVSQSTYASVFRSCAGLSAFKLGTQLHGHALKSDFAYDSIIGTATLDMYAKCDRMSDAWKVFNTLPNPPRQSYNAIIVGYARQDQGLKALEIFQSLQRTYLSFDEISLSGALTACSVIKGHLEGIQLHGLAVKCGLGFNICVANTILDMYGKCGALVEACTIFDDMERRDAVSWNAIIAAHEQNEEIVKTLSLFVSMLRSTMEPDDFTYGSVVKACAGQQALNYGMEIHGRIVKSGMGLDWFVGSALVDMYGKCGMLMEAEKIHDRLEEKTTVSWNSIISGFSSQKQSENAQRYFSQMLEMGVIPDNFTYATVLDVCANMATIELGKQIHAQILKLNLHSDVYIASTLVDMYSKCGNMQDSRLMFEKTPKRDYVTWSAMICAYAYHGHGEQAIKLFEEMQLLNVKPNHTIFISVLRACAHMGYVDKGLHYFQIMQSHYGLDPHMEHYSCMVDLLGRSDQVNEALKLIESMHFEADDVIWRTLLSNCKMQGNVEVAEKAFNSLLQLDPQDSSAYVLLANVYANVGMWGEVAKIRSIMKNCKLKKEPGCSWIEVRDEVHTFLVGDKAHPRSEEIYEQTHLLVDEMKWAGYVPDIDSMLDEEVEEQDPYEGLKTTVCSVR